One segment of Pseudomonas sp. FP2196 DNA contains the following:
- a CDS encoding MgtC/SapB family protein yields MNAWWHEVWVTLQAEFADIGDASQLTRITVRLLMAAVLGGILGFEREHKGKAAGVRTHMLVALGAALFVLVPQTSGAESDAMSRVLQGVIAGVGFLCAGTILKNQEGDEGHVKGLTTAAGLWMTAAIGVAAGLGREATALLSTMLALGIFNLMPRIVRLFEKDDQKNDHL; encoded by the coding sequence ATGAACGCGTGGTGGCATGAAGTGTGGGTAACCCTGCAAGCGGAATTCGCCGACATCGGCGATGCCTCACAGCTCACGCGGATCACCGTGCGCCTGCTGATGGCGGCGGTGTTGGGCGGGATTCTCGGATTCGAGCGTGAACACAAGGGCAAGGCTGCCGGTGTACGCACGCACATGCTGGTGGCGCTGGGGGCGGCGCTGTTTGTCCTGGTGCCGCAAACCTCGGGGGCTGAGTCTGACGCGATGAGCCGGGTATTGCAGGGAGTGATTGCAGGGGTTGGCTTCCTCTGCGCCGGCACCATTCTGAAAAATCAGGAAGGCGATGAAGGCCACGTCAAAGGCCTGACCACGGCGGCCGGGTTATGGATGACCGCTGCCATCGGGGTCGCAGCCGGTTTGGGCAGAGAAGCGACGGCGCTGCTCAGCACGATGCTGGCGTTGGGGATTTTCAACTTGATGCCACGGATCGTCAGGTTGTTCGAGAAGGACGACCAGAAGAATGACCACCTTTAG
- a CDS encoding alpha-1,4-glucan--maltose-1-phosphate maltosyltransferase, which produces MTAEKPSELSYNPHMPLSQALLLPRIVIENTMPTLDGGQFAVKSIAGRDVVVTSKVFADGHDKLAVRIRWREEGEDTWQSEVMADQGNNGWKGQFRPEHQGRFVYCIEAWIDHFASFQYELEKKHTAGVPVSLELQEGRTMVQQAAERSEGQLSEQLAALHHELSGLLETEQVALFLHSRSAQLMAQADHRAYLSVSPEFPMDVERELAEFASWYELFPRSITDDPNRHGTFNDVHSRLPMIQDMGFDVLYFTPIHPIGRAHRKGRNNSLTAGPDDPGSPYAIGSEEGGHEAIHSQLGTREDFRRLVAAAADHGLEIALDFAIQCSQDHPWLKQHPGWFNWRPDGTIKYAENPPKKYQDIVNVDFYAPDAIPSLWVELRDIVVGWVEEGVKIFRVDNPHTKPLPFWQWLIADVRALHPEVIFLAEAFTTPAMMARLGKVGYTQSYTYFTWRNTKSELAAYFTELNESPWRECYRPNFFVNTPDINPAFLHESGRAGFLIRAALATMGSGLWGMYSGYELCEAAPVPGKEEYLDSEKYEIRVRDFTAPGNIIAEIAQLNRIRRQNPALHTHLGLTIYNAWNDNILYFGKRSFDGSNFILVAVNLDPHNVQEANFELPLWEMGLPDDATTHGEDLMNGHRWDWHGKYQFMRLDPAYQPFGIWRITT; this is translated from the coding sequence ATGACTGCTGAAAAACCCTCAGAGCTGAGCTACAACCCGCACATGCCGCTGTCGCAGGCATTGCTGTTACCACGCATTGTCATCGAAAACACCATGCCGACCCTCGACGGCGGCCAGTTCGCCGTGAAGTCGATTGCCGGACGCGACGTGGTCGTCACCAGCAAGGTATTTGCCGACGGTCACGACAAACTGGCGGTGCGCATTCGCTGGCGTGAGGAGGGTGAAGACACCTGGCAAAGCGAGGTCATGGCCGATCAGGGCAATAACGGCTGGAAAGGTCAGTTCCGCCCTGAGCATCAGGGTCGTTTTGTGTACTGCATCGAAGCATGGATCGATCATTTCGCCAGTTTTCAGTACGAACTGGAAAAGAAACACACCGCCGGCGTGCCCGTCTCGCTGGAACTGCAAGAAGGCCGAACCATGGTGCAACAGGCCGCCGAGCGCAGCGAAGGTCAGCTGAGCGAACAACTCGCCGCCCTGCATCACGAACTGTCCGGTCTGCTCGAAACCGAGCAGGTGGCGCTGTTTCTGCACTCGCGCAGTGCGCAATTGATGGCCCAAGCCGATCACCGCGCGTATCTGAGCGTGAGCCCCGAGTTCCCCATGGATGTCGAACGTGAGCTGGCTGAATTCGCCAGTTGGTATGAACTGTTTCCGCGCTCGATCACCGATGATCCCAACCGTCACGGCACCTTTAACGATGTCCACTCTCGGTTGCCGATGATTCAGGACATGGGGTTCGACGTGTTGTACTTCACGCCCATCCACCCGATCGGCCGCGCCCACCGCAAGGGTCGCAACAATTCCCTGACTGCCGGCCCGGATGATCCGGGCAGTCCTTATGCCATCGGTAGCGAGGAGGGCGGCCACGAGGCGATTCACTCGCAACTTGGCACCCGCGAAGACTTCCGCCGTTTGGTGGCTGCCGCCGCCGATCATGGTCTGGAAATCGCCCTCGATTTCGCCATCCAGTGTTCTCAGGATCACCCGTGGCTCAAGCAGCATCCCGGCTGGTTCAACTGGCGCCCCGACGGCACGATCAAATACGCCGAGAACCCGCCGAAGAAATATCAGGACATCGTCAATGTCGATTTCTATGCGCCGGACGCGATCCCGAGCCTGTGGGTCGAGCTGCGTGACATTGTTGTCGGCTGGGTCGAGGAGGGCGTGAAGATCTTTCGCGTCGATAATCCGCACACCAAGCCGCTGCCGTTCTGGCAATGGCTGATCGCCGATGTGCGGGCGCTGCATCCTGAAGTGATCTTCCTCGCCGAAGCGTTCACCACGCCGGCGATGATGGCGCGTCTGGGCAAGGTCGGCTACACGCAGAGCTACACCTATTTCACCTGGCGCAATACCAAATCCGAGCTGGCCGCTTATTTCACCGAGCTGAATGAATCGCCGTGGCGTGAATGCTACCGGCCCAATTTCTTTGTCAATACGCCGGACATCAACCCGGCGTTCCTGCATGAGTCCGGGCGCGCGGGTTTCCTCATTCGCGCGGCACTGGCAACCATGGGTTCGGGCCTGTGGGGCATGTATTCCGGTTATGAACTGTGCGAAGCGGCGCCGGTGCCGGGCAAGGAGGAATATCTCGATTCGGAGAAGTACGAGATCCGCGTCCGCGATTTCACTGCGCCCGGCAACATCATTGCCGAGATCGCCCAACTCAACCGCATCCGTCGACAGAACCCGGCGTTGCACACGCATCTGGGCCTGACGATCTACAACGCCTGGAATGACAACATTCTGTATTTCGGCAAGCGCAGCTTTGACGGCAGCAACTTCATTCTGGTGGCGGTGAACCTTGATCCACACAACGTGCAGGAAGCGAATTTCGAACTGCCGTTGTGGGAAATGGGCTTGCCTGATGATGCCACGACCCACGGCGAAGACCTCATGAACGGGCATCGCTGGGACTGGCACGGCAAATATCAGTTCATGCGCTTAGATCCGGCTTACCAGCCATTCGGCATTTGGCGGATTACTACCTGA
- the treS gene encoding maltose alpha-D-glucosyltransferase, which produces MAKKPKAATFIKDPLWYKDAVIYQVHVKSFFDSNNDGIGDFPGLIAKLDYIAELGVNTIWLLPFYPSPRRDDGYDIAEYRGVHSDYGTMADAKRFIAEAHKRGLRVITELVINHTSDQHPWFQRARKAKPGSAARDFYVWSDDDQKYDGTRIIFLDTEKSNWTWDPVAGQYFWHRFYSHQPDLNFDNPQVMKAVLSVMRYWLDMGIDGLRLDAIPYLIERDGTNNENLPETHDVLKQIRAEIDANYPDRMLLAEANQWPEDTQLYFGDTDAAGLNGDECHMAFHFPLMPRMYMALAQEDRFPITDILRQTPEIPANCQWAIFLRNHDELTLEMVTDKERDYLWNYYAADRRARINLGIRRRLAPLMERDRRRVELLNSLLLSMPGTPTLYYGDEIGMGDNIYLGDRDGVRTPMQWSIDRNGGFSRADPASLVLPPIMDPQYGYLSVNVETQAGDPHSLLNWTRRMLAVRKQSKAFGRGTLKMLSPSNRRILAYTREFTDADGKHEIILCVANVSRSAQAAELDLSAYVGMVPVEMLGGNAFPPIGQLNFLLTLAPYGFYWFALATENQMPSWHVEPAQSLPDFTTLVLKQRMEELLEAPSRATLEQGILPSWLQNRRWFAGKDAAIDKVNLAYGVRFGDAQHPVLLSEIEVTSGGQTSRYQLPFGFIAEDQVGAALPQQLALARVRRVRQVGLITDAFSLEAFIRAVLQGMQNNTVLESAEGEIRFEPTPHLDKLNLGGESEVRYLSAEQSNSSVVIGNSLVLKLIRKVASGVHPELEMSAYLTAAGFANISPLLGSVIRRDGQGEDNLLMIAQGYLSNQGDAWEWTQNNLERALRDELADAMSEQDQHYNALSELKDFAGMLGQRLGEMHQVLAAPTDNADFAPQVSTAKDMQATGKDVAGQVEHALKLLKQHQGELSAADQKLVKRLVDEKKTILAHVQELAKKAVGGLRIRVHGDLHLGQVLVIKGDAYLIDFEGEPARPLSERRGKHSPYKDVSGVLRSFDYAAAMTINVHNVDHSPESEASRHRVAERYLREAREAFVQAYRRAAASLDHAWQDPDGADAALALFGLEKAAYEVAYEAENRPTWLPVPLHGLYGLLTGLKPFSDLGGE; this is translated from the coding sequence ATGGCGAAGAAACCCAAGGCAGCCACCTTCATCAAAGACCCGCTCTGGTACAAGGACGCGGTGATCTATCAGGTTCACGTCAAATCGTTTTTCGACTCCAACAACGACGGTATCGGTGACTTTCCCGGCCTGATCGCCAAACTTGATTACATTGCCGAACTCGGCGTCAACACCATCTGGCTTCTGCCGTTCTACCCGTCACCACGCCGTGATGATGGCTACGACATCGCCGAATACCGTGGCGTACACAGTGATTACGGGACCATGGCCGACGCCAAGCGCTTTATCGCCGAGGCGCATAAACGCGGTTTGCGGGTGATCACCGAACTGGTCATCAACCACACCTCCGATCAGCACCCGTGGTTTCAGCGTGCGCGCAAAGCCAAGCCGGGTTCAGCGGCGCGGGATTTTTACGTGTGGTCAGATGACGACCAGAAATACGACGGCACGCGGATCATTTTCCTCGACACGGAAAAGTCCAACTGGACCTGGGACCCGGTCGCCGGGCAGTACTTCTGGCACCGTTTCTACTCGCACCAGCCAGACCTGAACTTCGATAACCCGCAAGTGATGAAAGCCGTGCTCTCGGTTATGCGCTACTGGCTGGACATGGGCATCGACGGCCTGCGTCTCGACGCGATTCCGTATCTGATCGAACGCGATGGCACCAACAACGAAAACCTCCCGGAAACCCACGACGTCCTCAAGCAGATCCGCGCCGAGATTGATGCGAATTATCCCGACCGCATGTTGCTGGCCGAGGCCAACCAATGGCCGGAAGACACCCAGTTGTACTTCGGTGACACCGATGCCGCAGGCCTGAATGGCGACGAATGCCACATGGCGTTTCACTTCCCGCTGATGCCGCGGATGTACATGGCGCTGGCCCAGGAAGATCGTTTCCCGATCACCGATATTCTGCGTCAGACCCCGGAAATCCCCGCCAACTGCCAATGGGCGATTTTCTTGCGCAACCACGACGAACTGACGCTGGAGATGGTGACCGACAAGGAGCGCGACTACCTGTGGAATTACTACGCCGCTGACCGCCGCGCGCGAATCAACCTCGGCATTCGTCGGCGTTTGGCGCCGTTGATGGAGCGCGATCGCCGCCGAGTCGAGTTGCTCAACAGCCTGCTGCTATCGATGCCGGGCACGCCGACCCTGTATTACGGCGATGAAATCGGCATGGGCGACAACATCTACCTCGGCGACCGCGATGGCGTGCGTACACCGATGCAGTGGTCAATCGACCGCAACGGCGGTTTCTCCCGCGCTGACCCGGCCAGCCTGGTGCTGCCTCCGATCATGGACCCGCAGTACGGCTACTTGTCGGTCAATGTCGAAACCCAGGCCGGCGACCCGCATTCGTTGCTCAACTGGACGCGGCGCATGCTCGCCGTGCGCAAGCAATCCAAGGCGTTCGGCCGTGGCACGCTGAAGATGCTCTCGCCGAGCAACCGGCGGATTCTGGCCTACACCCGCGAATTCACCGATGCTGATGGCAAGCACGAAATCATTCTCTGCGTGGCCAACGTGTCGCGCAGTGCGCAAGCGGCGGAACTGGATCTGTCGGCCTACGTCGGCATGGTGCCGGTGGAGATGCTCGGCGGTAATGCATTCCCGCCTATTGGCCAATTGAATTTCCTCCTGACCCTGGCGCCGTACGGCTTCTATTGGTTCGCACTGGCGACTGAAAACCAGATGCCTAGCTGGCACGTCGAACCGGCGCAGAGCCTGCCGGACTTCACCACGCTGGTGCTGAAACAACGCATGGAAGAACTGCTTGAAGCGCCGTCCCGCGCGACGCTGGAGCAGGGCATTCTGCCGAGCTGGCTGCAAAACCGCCGCTGGTTTGCCGGCAAGGATGCGGCTATCGACAAAGTCAATCTGGCTTACGGTGTGCGCTTTGGCGATGCGCAGCATCCGGTGCTGCTCAGCGAAATCGAAGTCACCAGCGGTGGCCAGACCAGCCGTTATCAACTGCCGTTTGGCTTTATTGCCGAAGATCAGGTCGGCGCGGCGCTGCCGCAACAATTGGCGCTGGCCCGTGTACGCCGCGTGCGTCAGGTCGGGTTGATCACTGATGCATTCAGCCTTGAGGCGTTTATCCGCGCTGTCCTGCAAGGCATGCAAAACAACACCGTGCTGGAGTCGGCCGAAGGCGAAATCCGCTTCGAACCGACCCCGCATCTGGACAAACTCAACCTGGGTGGCGAGTCCGAAGTGCGATATCTGTCGGCCGAGCAATCAAACAGTTCAGTGGTGATCGGCAACAGTCTGGTACTTAAGCTGATCCGCAAAGTCGCTTCTGGCGTACACCCGGAACTGGAGATGAGCGCTTACCTGACAGCTGCCGGATTTGCCAATATCTCACCGCTGCTCGGTTCGGTGATTCGCCGCGACGGCCAGGGCGAGGACAATCTGCTGATGATCGCCCAGGGTTATCTGAGCAATCAGGGCGACGCGTGGGAATGGACGCAGAACAACCTCGAAAGGGCGTTGCGCGACGAACTGGCCGATGCCATGTCCGAGCAGGACCAGCACTACAACGCGCTGAGCGAATTGAAGGATTTTGCCGGGATGCTCGGCCAGCGTTTGGGTGAAATGCATCAAGTGCTGGCGGCGCCAACCGACAATGCCGACTTTGCGCCGCAAGTCAGTACGGCCAAGGATATGCAGGCCACTGGCAAGGATGTCGCCGGGCAGGTGGAGCATGCGTTGAAGCTGCTCAAGCAGCATCAGGGCGAGCTTAGCGCGGCAGATCAGAAACTGGTCAAGCGACTGGTCGATGAGAAAAAAACCATCCTGGCCCATGTGCAGGAACTGGCGAAAAAAGCCGTCGGCGGTTTGCGTATTCGCGTGCATGGCGACCTGCATCTGGGCCAGGTGCTGGTGATCAAGGGCGATGCCTATCTGATCGATTTCGAGGGTGAACCGGCGCGGCCATTGAGCGAGCGTCGCGGCAAGCACAGTCCTTACAAGGACGTCAGTGGTGTGCTGCGTTCATTCGATTACGCGGCGGCGATGACCATCAACGTGCACAACGTCGATCACAGTCCTGAGTCAGAAGCGTCCCGTCATCGTGTGGCCGAGCGTTATTTGCGTGAGGCTCGAGAGGCATTTGTTCAGGCATATCGCCGTGCGGCAGCTAGTCTTGATCATGCCTGGCAAGATCCTGATGGTGCCGACGCCGCACTGGCGTTGTTCGGTCTGGAGAAGGCGGCCTATGAAGTGGCCTATGAAGCCGAAAATCGCCCGACGTGGCTGCCCGTGCCGTTGCACGGTTTGTATGGGTTATTGACGGGGCTTAAACCCTTTTCCGATCTTGGTGGAGAGTAG
- the glgB gene encoding 1,4-alpha-glucan branching protein GlgB, which translates to MSFSNKEQGQVKEALLPSASDIDALVRAEHQDPFSILGPHGDGAGGQFIRAYLPGALSVVVLDKESGEERGPLEQSETPGLFVGHFDQARPYLLRTRWAGGEQVAEDPYSFGQLLGEMDLYLFAEGNHRDLSACLGAQLTTVDGVDGVRFAVWAPNARRVSVVGDFNVWDGRRHPMRLRHPSGVWELFIPRLQAGELYKYEILSAQGILPLKADPMALATSLPPDTASKVASPLQVDWQDHDWMNGRRERQKHSAPLSIYELHAGSWQCELDDLGEVARQYTWPELAERLIPYVKELGFTHIELMPIMEHPFGGSWGYQLLSQFAPSARYGTPEQFGEFVDACHRADIGVILDWVPAHFPTDTHGLAQFDGTALYEYGNPLEGFHQDWDTLIYNLGRTEVHGYMLASALHWLKHFHIDGLRVDAVASMLYRDYSRKAGEWVPNRHGGRENLEAIDFLRHLNDVVELEAPGALVIAEESTAWPGVSQSTQQGGLGFAYKWNMGWMHDSLHYIQQDPVYRAHHHNELSFGLVYAWSERFILPISHDEVVHGKHSLIDKMPGDRWQKFANLRAYLSFMWTHPGKKLLFMGCEFGQWREWNHDQQLDWYLLQYSEHKGVQKLVGDLNRLYRELPALHDQDDAPQGFQWLIGDDAINSVYAWLRWSKEGEPVLVVANFTPVPRQSYRVGVPFAGRWTELLNSDADTYAGSNYGNGGGAFTEEVPSHGQSLSLELNLPPLAVLILRPEG; encoded by the coding sequence ATGAGTTTCTCGAACAAGGAACAGGGTCAGGTCAAAGAAGCATTGCTACCGTCAGCCAGCGATATTGACGCGCTGGTACGTGCGGAACATCAAGACCCGTTTTCCATTCTTGGCCCGCACGGCGATGGCGCCGGCGGGCAGTTTATCCGCGCCTATTTACCGGGTGCGCTAAGCGTTGTGGTGTTGGACAAGGAGTCCGGCGAAGAACGCGGTCCGTTGGAGCAAAGTGAAACGCCGGGATTGTTTGTCGGTCACTTCGATCAGGCGCGGCCGTATCTGCTGCGCACTCGTTGGGCCGGCGGCGAGCAGGTGGCGGAAGATCCCTACAGCTTTGGCCAGTTGCTCGGTGAAATGGATTTGTATCTGTTCGCCGAAGGCAATCACCGAGACCTCAGCGCCTGCCTTGGCGCACAACTGACAACGGTCGATGGCGTCGATGGCGTGCGCTTCGCCGTGTGGGCGCCGAATGCGCGGCGAGTGTCGGTAGTCGGTGATTTCAACGTCTGGGACGGGCGTCGGCATCCGATGCGTCTGCGCCACCCATCCGGGGTCTGGGAACTGTTCATCCCGCGTCTGCAAGCGGGGGAGTTGTACAAATACGAAATCCTGAGTGCCCAAGGGATTCTGCCGCTCAAAGCCGACCCGATGGCGCTGGCCACCAGCCTGCCACCGGACACGGCGTCGAAAGTCGCCTCGCCATTGCAAGTCGACTGGCAGGATCATGACTGGATGAACGGCCGCCGCGAACGGCAGAAGCATTCGGCGCCGCTGTCGATCTACGAACTGCATGCCGGTTCGTGGCAGTGCGAGCTGGATGATCTCGGCGAGGTCGCGCGTCAGTACACCTGGCCGGAACTGGCCGAGCGCTTGATTCCCTATGTGAAAGAGCTGGGCTTCACCCACATCGAATTGATGCCGATCATGGAACACCCCTTCGGTGGCTCATGGGGCTATCAATTGCTCTCGCAGTTTGCCCCGAGCGCGCGTTATGGCACGCCGGAGCAATTCGGCGAGTTCGTCGACGCCTGCCACCGCGCCGATATCGGCGTGATTCTCGATTGGGTGCCGGCGCATTTCCCGACCGATACCCACGGCCTGGCGCAATTCGACGGCACCGCGCTGTACGAGTACGGCAATCCGCTGGAAGGCTTTCATCAGGATTGGGACACGCTGATCTACAACCTCGGTCGCACCGAAGTGCATGGCTATATGCTCGCGTCGGCGCTGCACTGGTTGAAGCATTTCCATATCGACGGCCTGCGGGTCGACGCGGTGGCCTCGATGCTCTATCGCGACTATTCGCGCAAGGCCGGCGAATGGGTGCCTAACCGCCACGGCGGGCGGGAGAATCTGGAGGCGATCGACTTCCTGCGTCATTTGAATGACGTGGTTGAACTGGAAGCGCCGGGCGCGCTGGTGATCGCCGAGGAATCCACGGCATGGCCGGGCGTCAGTCAAAGCACCCAGCAGGGCGGTTTGGGTTTTGCCTACAAATGGAACATGGGCTGGATGCACGATTCGCTGCACTACATTCAGCAGGATCCGGTGTACCGCGCCCATCACCACAACGAGTTGAGTTTTGGCCTCGTCTACGCCTGGTCCGAGCGCTTTATCCTGCCGATCTCCCACGATGAAGTGGTGCACGGCAAGCATTCGCTGATCGACAAGATGCCCGGCGACCGCTGGCAGAAGTTTGCCAACCTGCGCGCCTACCTGAGTTTCATGTGGACCCATCCGGGCAAAAAGCTGTTGTTCATGGGTTGCGAGTTCGGCCAGTGGCGCGAGTGGAATCACGATCAGCAACTCGATTGGTACTTGCTGCAGTATTCCGAGCACAAAGGTGTGCAGAAACTGGTGGGCGACCTCAATCGGCTTTATCGCGAACTACCAGCGCTCCATGATCAGGACGACGCTCCGCAGGGCTTTCAGTGGTTGATTGGCGATGATGCGATCAACAGCGTGTACGCGTGGTTACGCTGGAGCAAAGAAGGCGAGCCGGTGCTGGTGGTGGCCAACTTCACGCCGGTGCCGCGTCAGTCGTACCGGGTCGGCGTACCCTTTGCCGGGCGCTGGACGGAATTGCTCAACAGCGATGCCGACACCTATGCCGGTTCCAACTATGGCAATGGTGGCGGGGCGTTTACCGAGGAAGTACCGAGCCATGGCCAGTCGCTGTCGCTGGAGTTGAATCTGCCGCCGTTGGCGGTGTTGATCTTGCGGCCGGAGGGCTGA
- a CDS encoding autotransporter outer membrane beta-barrel domain-containing protein, whose product MKTSFNPHEIKIRFCTVSSSILLCSSMEVQAGPATDETTPWYRENVPVMTLPATVITPGPQRIDPRPDLQGANLITEDLAPGAWEQLYGRSARQAQTDVLSSSFATPGSGHFKGPAVLTLRSGNGPTQTIGLIGGQNQIQANGNGLITSRALSDPTTDTLNLQGQSLGAYYSLTGAKGWHVDLSASGGRVSGFSRNEQGARQATEGSAVTFSVEGGYPIGLSENWVVEPQAQLINQRITLDTPYAGSGNTSSTDVTSWSGRVGARLKGSYDLNGLPVEPYVRTNLWHTVYTGNTVTLDQVDKISSSRKSSTVELGLGLVARVTPAVSLYVSADYSSDVDDNDLNGLIGSLGVRMRW is encoded by the coding sequence ATGAAAACTTCATTCAACCCACACGAGATCAAAATAAGGTTCTGCACAGTGTCGAGTTCTATCTTGCTGTGCTCATCCATGGAGGTGCAGGCCGGCCCTGCGACGGATGAAACTACCCCGTGGTATCGAGAGAACGTACCGGTCATGACCCTGCCCGCGACAGTGATCACGCCCGGCCCGCAACGCATCGACCCGCGCCCGGACCTGCAAGGGGCCAATCTCATTACAGAAGATCTCGCCCCGGGTGCCTGGGAGCAGCTTTACGGGCGCAGTGCCCGACAAGCGCAAACCGACGTGCTGTCCTCAAGCTTCGCAACGCCTGGCAGCGGTCATTTCAAAGGTCCCGCTGTCCTTACCCTGCGAAGCGGCAATGGGCCTACCCAGACCATAGGACTCATCGGCGGTCAGAACCAGATTCAAGCCAATGGCAACGGGCTGATCACCAGCCGCGCCCTCAGCGACCCGACCACCGATACGCTTAACCTCCAGGGCCAAAGCCTTGGTGCGTATTACAGCTTGACGGGCGCAAAGGGCTGGCACGTCGACCTGTCAGCCAGTGGCGGCCGGGTCAGCGGCTTCAGCCGCAACGAACAAGGTGCACGGCAAGCCACCGAAGGCAGCGCCGTCACCTTCTCGGTCGAAGGCGGTTATCCGATCGGCTTGAGCGAAAACTGGGTGGTTGAACCGCAGGCGCAATTGATCAATCAGCGCATCACCCTCGACACACCTTACGCGGGCTCTGGCAATACCTCTTCAACGGATGTGACCTCCTGGAGCGGCCGCGTTGGTGCCCGCTTGAAAGGCAGTTATGACCTGAATGGCTTGCCGGTCGAACCCTACGTGCGCACCAACCTCTGGCACACGGTGTATACCGGCAACACGGTGACACTGGATCAGGTCGACAAGATCAGCAGCAGTCGCAAATCCTCGACCGTTGAGTTGGGATTGGGATTGGTGGCGCGGGTGACGCCTGCAGTGAGTCTGTATGTGAGCGCCGATTACAGCAGTGATGTGGATGACAATGACCTGAATGGGTTGATTGGCAGCCTCGGGGTGCGGATGAGGTGGTGA